In the Octadecabacter sp. SW4 genome, one interval contains:
- a CDS encoding DedA family protein, translating into MADFVLGLVADYGVTIVFVVTFLSCLALPVPSSLLMLASGGFAATGDLSVAAVAAAAFGGAVLGDNTGFWGARKLGMGARGWLTRTPRRARLLTRAALFLGERGGPAVFFSCWLVAPLGPYMNYVCGLTGYSWPRFALWGIAGEIVWVGLYVGLGYGFADNITAVSGLLGNASGFVTALALVIGLGWWLWRASRKPAA; encoded by the coding sequence GTGGCTGATTTCGTTCTGGGATTGGTGGCCGATTACGGCGTGACGATCGTCTTTGTTGTTACCTTCCTTAGCTGCCTTGCCCTGCCCGTGCCTTCGTCGCTGCTGATGCTGGCCTCGGGCGGATTCGCGGCAACGGGCGATCTGTCGGTCGCCGCCGTCGCGGCGGCTGCGTTTGGCGGCGCGGTCCTGGGCGACAACACGGGCTTTTGGGGCGCGCGCAAGCTGGGCATGGGCGCGCGCGGCTGGCTGACCCGCACCCCACGGCGCGCGCGGCTGCTGACCCGCGCGGCCCTGTTTCTGGGTGAACGGGGTGGCCCGGCGGTGTTCTTTTCCTGCTGGTTGGTGGCGCCGCTGGGGCCATACATGAACTACGTCTGCGGCCTGACCGGATACTCATGGCCACGCTTTGCCCTTTGGGGAATCGCCGGAGAAATCGTCTGGGTCGGGCTTTATGTCGGGCTGGGCTACGGCTTTGCCGATAATATCACCGCCGTATCGGGCCTGCTGGGCAACGCCAGCGGCTTTGTCACTGCTTTGGCGCTGGTGATCGGGTTGGGCTGGTGGCTGTGGCGGGCC